Proteins from a genomic interval of Gossypium hirsutum isolate 1008001.06 chromosome A09, Gossypium_hirsutum_v2.1, whole genome shotgun sequence:
- the LOC107963875 gene encoding wall-associated receptor kinase-like 22: protein MRLRIAIEITNALFYLHSAASTPIYHRDIKSSNIFLDDKYRAKVSDFGTSRSVALEQTHLTTRVQGTFGYMDPEYFRSSQFTEKSDVYSFGVSMQENSLFNILDPMVVKDGPEKEIIGVALLAKRCLNLNGKKRPTMKQVAMELELNKALGGNIIEDHGDEESEIDDIIHSWETNPSCSMSRTITTNSETFPLNSSF, encoded by the exons ATGCGTTTACGAATTGCGATCGAAATTACCAATGCCTTGTTCTATTTGCATTCAGCTGCTTCTACTCCTATTTATCATCGAGACATCAAATCTAGTAACATATTTTTGGATGATAAATATAGGGCAAAAGTATCAGATTTTGGAACTTCAAGATCAGTTGCACTTGAACAAACACATCTAACCACTCGGGTGCAAGGAACTTTTGGATACATGGATCCGGAATATTTTCGATCAAGTCAATTCACAGAGAAGAGTGATGTTTATAGCTTTGGAGTT TCAATGCAGGAGAATTCCTTATTTAACATTCTTGATCCAATGGTAGTGAAGGATGGTCCAGAGAAGGAGATAATAGGTGTGGCTCTGCTAGCAAAAAGATGCTTGAATCTTAATGGAAAGAAAAGACCCACCATGAAACAAGTAGCAATGGAGCTGGAGTTGAATAAAGCTTTAGGTGGAAATATTATTGAAGACCATGGGGATGAAGAATCTGAAATAGATGACATAATCCATTCATGGGAGACCAATCCAAGTTGTTCAATGTCTAGGACAATTACAACCAACAGTGAAACTTTTCCATTAAATTCATCTTTCTAG
- the LOC107949079 gene encoding uncharacterized protein: protein MQPPQTVVDGGWSTRSLTPFRSMFEDPTPTTAKNQKESVTPFVGFGFNGGETLMYTDDSKLRYTKGQRDCRWPFWCNGAESRASYVSRAHMEARRLRLLGFLYCFMFWAVFWVRFWFWAYKTWFCIWVVVTIEFFDGLGKFRPVQYLFKYKA from the exons ATGCAGCCACCGCAAACGGTGGTCGACGGAGGGTGGTCTACTCGTTCTTTAACACCTTTTAGATCCATGTTCGAGGATCCAACACCTACAACTGCAAAGAATCAAAAAGAAAGTGTCACCCCCTTTGTCGGATTCGGTTTTAACGGAGGAGAAACTCTGATGTATACCGACGATTCAAAGCTCAG GTACACCAAGGGTCAACGGGACTGTAGATGGCCGTTTTGGTGCAACGGGGCCGAATCTAGGGCGTCGTACGTGTCGAGGGCGCACATGGAGGCGCGGCGCCTTAGGCTATTAGGGTTTCTGTATTGTTTTATGTTTTGGGCCGTATTTTGGGTTAGGTTTTGGTTTTGGGCCTACAAGACTTGGTTTTGTATTTGGGTTGTTGTCACCATTGAGTTTTTTGACGGGCTGGGCAAATTTAGGCCGGTACAATACCTATTCAAATACAAAGCTTAG